Within Vicia villosa cultivar HV-30 ecotype Madison, WI linkage group LG1, Vvil1.0, whole genome shotgun sequence, the genomic segment TACGCCCGTGATAAAATCTTAATTAGGTTCAAGATTAGCCTCCTAAAATCTCATAGGTTCTTGGTTGGCCTACGATAAAACCAAGTTTCAATTAAAGTTAAGACCGTGATAAAAGCTTGTTTAGGTTCGAGATTAGAACGTGCTAAAATCTCATAGGTTCTTTGCTATATCGCGATAAAGCCAAGGTTATGCTCGTGAGTTAGCCCGATATTAGTAGCTCTACAAGGTTCAAAATTAGCCCGTGGTAAAATTTTGTTTGGAAGCTTGAAGACTAATCACTTCAAGGTTCTTATGGAAAGGAGAATAACCGCTTTGATTCATTTTTAGGAAGGAAGACTAACCATTTCACTCCTCATTTTACTGTTGGTTAGAAGTTTAGCCATTAACTTCATTTTCCTGGAATAAAGAGGTTCGTGAGTTTTTCCTACTAAAAACTCTGAagtttattggatactctcaagatcaaatcTTGGAGATAAAACTATAATTTATTTCTTACTGAACCTGTATATTTCTCGGTGTTCCTCTATTTTCCGCTAAACTCTTTATTTTCACAATTTTTCTtcgacaattttatttttcattgtgTAAACTATAAaccttttctaaaaatgttttcaaattctgattTTGATTCGAAAAGTTTTTCAAATCCAAGTTGTTTTGAAACACACAATTCACCTGCCTCTTATGTGTGGAGTCACATGTCCAACAACTTTAGCACTTGCTTGTCTTTATATGTTTTTTGTCATTAAATTTACTTTAATGGATGTTACATCTTCAAGAGCTGTCATCACCAAAACCATGATGTTATCAAGGCTAAGCATAACTTCTTGAGTTTTGATCACTTCTTTATTAAACCTGCAAGCATGTATTTGCACAAAAAGTTGCTTTAACATGAGAACACACTTTAATCTAAATAGCATCTCTAACCACATCAAAACTAAAATGAGGTTTTAAGACTTCCACTAAACAAGAGGAGACAAAGTTGACTGGCCTGGAAAAAGAGCAACCTCAAGAACGCTGATCGAAAAAGAATACGGCCTCACTGTAGGTGGAGGAATAGACGGCATCACCCAAACTTCTTTAACCACATCAACAAACGTCTTAAGAACGACACGAGATAGCTTGCTCTTGACTGGAGTGTTAGatttatctaatattttttgGGTTGCAATCAATTGTTATTTTAGTTTGTTAAAAACGAGTTAATAATGATTCTAATGGAGGTGCATATATAAGTATGCTCTTTTATTGATTAAGTGATCCTTTTAATTAAGGTCTGAGTATCTGAAATCGGATTAATGCGGGCAAAAGTGTGGGCTTAAACTCTTAAAcaaaattaatggtcaagatatggagtaagtcttgataacttactcttggagtaagaatatccctcctcatatatatatatatatatatatatatatatggctatGTCCCCTCTATAATCACGAAATCAGAAAGATAACTGACGGCTTCACAACTTGGCTCATTGAGAGTTATAAACAGAAGTGTCagatacagaagaagaagatcatgtCACTCATAATTTCATGATTCCGAATCAAGGTGACAAGGACGACAATCCTTATTTCTAAATCATGTCTATATCAAGTAAACATTGATATTCTAATTTCATATATAATTTATGAATGAATTTTACAGCTTATATGGAGAACCACTTGCACGCTGCTCTAAACAAAAGCCACCCTTTTCATCATTGCACATTTCGAACCAGAGCAATGCTATGCTTACACCAAAAGTGTACACCTTATCTTACACCATCTTGCATTTGTTGTTGAGGATAGGCTGACATGTAATTTTTACGAGTGGTTTAAAAACCCTTTTGTGCGCATTTGATTGTTTGTAGGCTGGTTTTTTATCTTAGTCGACTTTCTCTTGTAAGGGTTTGAGTACCCCTAATACTCAACTTATATTAGATGAGttgcttatgaaaaaaaaaatatatgtatctATTTGctttgaaaaagatgaaaaaataattatttaatataataaaaaaaccaaaCCGTATCATATACGGTGTACTTGTAAAATTTTAGTGTACCAATATCAATTCTCTTTCGAACCACTTCACTGctcttctttcaaagataggtGTGTTAACCCTAAGTTTAAAACTCACCCCCTAAGCTTTTTCAAGTTACAACCGTAGATTTGTCACCTCTTTGAACCTTACAAAACCATAACGACTTCCTCTTTTATCACTTCCACTTGTCATGAAAACAACTCCTACTGGAGCAAACCTAGCAAAACTATTTCTCAAATTCCATTCAGTCGTAAAAGCCGAAAAAttcgagaagaagaagaaggaaaaccATCCTTCCTCCTTCACAGGAACATACATACCCCAAAGCTTTACTCCGTGAAGCCATCACTACCACCCGCAAGCCTCGCCACATACATTCACAATCTCATTGAAAAAAGTCAGAGCTCCACCAAGAACGAAGGATAAACAAACacaaatgcaatgcaactaaaactaaaactaaaatgcATGAAGATGATATCAAGAAAATTAGATAGATTAAAGAGAAACAATTTTGCAGCATGTTGCTCCCAGCCACAGCCACTGCTGCAGATGATATAACAATAAcacaaataaaatagaatatattatttcaaaaaaataagaTACGAAAAAGATACAACTTAAATTCAGTTCCTTAATTACAACAacccaatattaaaaaaaatgtagaaTTTTCTAAGTAGctacaatattaaaataaataatcacCAAACTAATTGGAGTTATCACTAGTATTCCCAGGAGGAGATGCAGAAGCACTTTTGGCTGTAGCAAATGGCAAAGAAGGCGACAGTGACATCAAGCTTCCTGTCTGTGAGTTCACTGGCGCGGTTTTGTTCAAGAAACTCGAAGCACAACCAATTACTTTAGAACTTGATGAAGGCAATGAACTTGAAGACACCGGAAACATCTCAGCCCATTTCATTTTCTGACTCAAATTTTCTCCTACACTTTGATTTTGATGATTACCTTGTTGAGTTCGAGTGTTGTTTCCAATAAGTGTTGTAAGTGCTGCAGCTAAAGCTGATTGAAAAGTTGGATCTGCTGTGATGGCTTTTGTTGCTGCAGTTATAGTACTATCTGAAGGTAAACCATTGTTTTTTTGCATGTAGGTTTGGTATATACTTTCCATTGTGTTTTGTTGTCTACCAAAGTTTAGAGTGTTGAGATTATTAATATTAGGGTTTCTGTTGTTATGATATGGTTGTTGATTCTGAGTGGTAGCATAATTGAGGAAGCTATTCCAATGCATTGTGTTGGATTCAGGAGAACTAAAGCTGAGGCTTGTGGAAGAAGAGTATCTTGGTaactggttgttgttgttgtagtttgAGTTGAATCTAACAAAGGGTGATGAGGATGAAGGGTTTGATGATGGGTTTGTGGTGAGGTCAAGAGTGATAGTTGGATGGGAATGTTGAGATGATAGTGCAGGGTTGGATAGGTATAGTTGATTCGACTTTGAACCGTCGGGTAGGTAGAAGTTTAGGCCATGGAGATTGTTGTTGGTTTGTGTTGAGGGGATTGAACCGGGGTGGGAAGTTGATGAGCCTGATAGTAGCATGGATGCGGCGGCGGAAGTTGTGGATGCCATTGCTGTGGCTGAAAGTGGAAGAGTGTGGTTGTGTGTTCCTTCATAGGTTGTGATTAAAATAGACATGTCATCAACACATCTTTGCACCTGATATTCATAGAAAAATTTAGTTACTATAAGAATATTTAGTCTAAACAAGTTTTACACAGACGTCCAATAAAATGTCAATATCGATCATCAGATATGATTAAAAATCTGCTTAAAAATTTTGAGTGCTAAATGAATAGTTTAGAGTATATATCTTGTGTAAATTTGCAACATAAATGAATGAATGTATTTATATACCTGTTTTCTAACTGGACATGATGGTGCAACTGTGCAACGGTAGTAAGCCCTAGGGCAAGGATTTCCTTTTGCAATCTTTTGTCCATATTTCCTCCATTGGCATCCATCATTCATctgttttgacaaataaaaatgtGAACCTAAATTGAAAGTTACGGTAAAAATATGTATCAAATAATGTTTTAAATTTACATGTAAAATTTCTCGTCTAATCTAACATCTACGAGCAGAAGAGTATCCAAAATATTTACCGTTGGTGTGTCACATCTTGCTCTAACACAAACTCTAGCTTTCTTTGCTGGAGTTTGCTGAGAAACTTCATCCTCAGCTGCATCTCTCACCGTCTTATTATTGATCGGTGTCTTACTTGGCGGCCAAGTTACCCCGGTTTCTTCATCCTTCGTTGGAACCACTTCACAACTATTCACTGGACTTGGATTTTGATTTGGCAATCCTTCAGTTGTGCTACCTGATTTCGATGTTTCGAATTTACAATCCAATCCAAGAGTCAACTCTTGTTTAAATTCTTCATCATCATTGTTCAATGCTAGCTTAGAGACTTTgttcattttctcttcatttttcggAATGTTGTTACTAGGAGCTCTTCCAAGGCTAAGGGAAACAAGATCTGATTCCGCCATTATTTCATCATGGTTATTATCATTGTGATCAACATTGTTCTTTTTTGTTTCTTGCTTATTAACCATGCTGTGAAATTGCATTTCTAGTGCTCGATATTCGGTCATTATTTTGCTGAGACGCGTTTTTAAccgttgattttcttctctcacTTCACACATTTGAGCCTTTGTTGTCTCAAGCTGATCATCAACCTATATACAGTATTGCAACACTTGACATTAGTACTAATTGTCATAATTAGtttctaatttaatttgattttattactATGCACTAATTTAATTAACCTTAGTATTTTTGGGAGAGGATGTGATTGGTCTAGTCTCAATTGATTTTTCAGTACTAGCAATGGGTGGTTCCTGTAAAGTTTAGGAAAATAtaagataattaattatatattcatgaacaaatgcaaattttCCTAATCGGTTAAATTCAATTAAACTTGCATGTGCTGGGAGAAGTATCAAGTTTAGATATAATTTGTTTTGTTTCTAGCACATGCATGGGTCAACTCTCATCAAAACTgtagattaattaaaataattaacccTTTTGTATACCAAAAAATGATAATATCTTCATTAGATTTTTGCAAATTATAAAGACATGAACAATAAGACATTATTAGATAAATTATACATATGTTTATGTCATGTAAAAACAATTATTTAGGAAAGAAAATTAGGATAAACAATTTGTGACTGATATTCAGTGATACataagtcaaaataattgattaaatccTATAATCTCTATGTTATAACTACTATTTGGATTTCTTGTGAAGGTTTATTTGCCTTGCATGCACGAAAGGTTATGTGCCTAGAATTCACTGAAGAGTATTGAAGACACAAAATTAATTGATAGCCACTTATTAGCAACTTGATTTTGGAAAATAAATTAAGGATAAAATTAAGCAAACTTTCatgtaattatataaattttcataaaaatacagAAAATCTAAGGATATAAACCAATTTTTTTGTTTAAGAAATACTTATAAATATATAGATATATAGTTCCAGCATGatataattaaacaaaaatgaaattgATTTATTTTCCCTTTTGACTACAAAATCTAATAAACATAAATCAGAACAAACTTATATAGAATCATATAGAGAAAGAAAAACATATACTTATATGTGTTTTGAGATTCAAAACCTAAAAATTGCACTTATAAAAGCTTATGATAAAATTAATCATCACCTCAACAATAGTCTCCTCcttttgatgatgatgagtcTCATCAtcacttctcttctcttctttgagAACTCCACCATCTCCATCACCAGATCTTCCAGAATCACTCTCCATAATTATGAAAAGTTGAAgtcttttgtttcttcttcttgatctgtTTTGTAAAAGTTTTCAGCTGGAACCACTTTTCTATGGTAATATATAGAAAAAGTAGAGAATGAGGACCTGCATGAAGTATTTGACTCTTGAAAAGGTTTGACtagttaaaatataaattaatgcaAATTTGTGATTGGTGGTACCATCTTTGAAGTTTCGTATGATAAGTCACATGGGACAAACAACAAACAAGGGTTTTGTTTTAAggtcaaactttttgccaccacAGGTGACCGGAGCCTCCCTTTTCCTGTGATTCTTTGTATATATTTTCTTCGTCTCCCCTTCCAACTTGGGTGAAAATATCCAACCGTTCATTATTACTATCCAACTTGGGTACGGAAGGAATGAGACCACTCTATAAAAAAAAGATTTTCGCTATCAGATCACTCGAGTGAAGTTTCAGATGTCTAGTCATAAACGTGAGAATATACGTTAAGTGTTCTGTGTGTTGATTAATATTGTATTATTGTATTTATAGTTAATAAAGAGATGGTCAATGGAAAAGACCTAAGAGAGTATAATATAATGTTAGTCATTGAAATATCAAATAAACTCAAGTTGGAAACAGACAGATGATATATATATACAAGTCGTCAGTTTAGTATCATAATTGCATCACCCAAGATATATTGAAAAAGAGGTTGGCAAATGACAGATATATGTAATATGTAATATATTTGAACGTTTGTTTGCCACGAACTTAGCAAATACACAAAATATGTCCACTTGTTGTATACTTGGCTCCTCTAAACGGATATATTAGGTTATATAGTctactctattttttttcttccctGTGGTAACCTAGCTGCCACctcaactttttttctttttctacttcATTCACATGTGAGGAGTGGTTTAGTATCAATTTTTAGCTCATAATCACTCATTTCAAttgtttttctttcatttttttcaacTAAGTGACTTTTTTTAAatgcaaatataatatattaataaacgaAAAAGACACTAACAGGCAAAAGTCAGAGATAACATCAACACACAAATACAACAAAGCGAGCGAGGTAAAAATCAACAACATAAAAAAGGTTAATCATAAGAAAACTAACAAAAAAATCAGAATCCAGACATAACTAAATCCCTCTGGCTACGTACAACTGCAACTAAGTGACTTTTGcgtatatatttataatttagaagACACAATATTGTTATGAATGGGAGCCTATACTTTTTGTAAAAGATTAATTGTTTTTTGAGATAGGAAATTAAAAATGTCAAATTAATGTAAAAATACTATAAAGAGATGTCAATCCATCCTCTCGCTTCTTGTAATTTTTTGTTTGTGGATTTCGTCCGGTATTTCGGGTGTTTCTCTTTATTCGGATTTAATATTAGATCGATTTTAGTTCATtaaatttgttaatattttttttttaatattttatttaaagcgATTTTGAGAATTATCTATTCAAAAAAAATCTCTAGTTTTTAATCCAAAGTGTGGGAAAATCTCAATAAAAGCCTATCCATAAATTATAGTAATATCTTATGTTCATTTTATCGGTTAAGAAATTCAAATTAGTCCCCCTTTAATACATGTTATTAAATTTgaattgttatttgttttgtataTTCTATTAACTTAAATGAAATAACGtcaatttttttaagtaaaacgaAAATATAGATAACTTTTTCTAACAAAAAAATAGTCAACTTTTTAATTTTCTACCTTATAGTTTAATTAGAATATACATAGCGACAATCTAGGGATCAACTCCGTTGACGTCTTATAACATTTTGTTCCTATATAAAACCTCAGAGAGAGATTGAAAGATAATTTGTTTAGTACTGta encodes:
- the LOC131604971 gene encoding WRKY transcription factor 72A-like isoform X1, whose product is MESDSGRSGDGDGGVLKEEKRSDDETHHHQKEETIVEEPPIASTEKSIETRPITSSPKNTKVDDQLETTKAQMCEVREENQRLKTRLSKIMTEYRALEMQFHSMVNKQETKKNNVDHNDNNHDEIMAESDLVSLSLGRAPSNNIPKNEEKMNKVSKLALNNDDEEFKQELTLGLDCKFETSKSGSTTEGLPNQNPSPVNSCEVVPTKDEETGVTWPPSKTPINNKTVRDAAEDEVSQQTPAKKARVCVRARCDTPTMNDGCQWRKYGQKIAKGNPCPRAYYRCTVAPSCPVRKQVQRCVDDMSILITTYEGTHNHTLPLSATAMASTTSAAASMLLSGSSTSHPGSIPSTQTNNNLHGLNFYLPDGSKSNQLYLSNPALSSQHSHPTITLDLTTNPSSNPSSSSPFVRFNSNYNNNNQLPRYSSSTSLSFSSPESNTMHWNSFLNYATTQNQQPYHNNRNPNINNLNTLNFGRQQNTMESIYQTYMQKNNGLPSDSTITAATKAITADPTFQSALAAALTTLIGNNTRTQQGNHQNQSVGENLSQKMKWAEMFPVSSSSLPSSSSKVIGCASSFLNKTAPVNSQTGSLMSLSPSLPFATAKSASASPPGNTSDNSN
- the LOC131604971 gene encoding WRKY transcription factor 72A-like isoform X2 yields the protein MESDSGRSGDGDGGVLKEEKRSDDETHHHQKEETIVEVDDQLETTKAQMCEVREENQRLKTRLSKIMTEYRALEMQFHSMVNKQETKKNNVDHNDNNHDEIMAESDLVSLSLGRAPSNNIPKNEEKMNKVSKLALNNDDEEFKQELTLGLDCKFETSKSGSTTEGLPNQNPSPVNSCEVVPTKDEETGVTWPPSKTPINNKTVRDAAEDEVSQQTPAKKARVCVRARCDTPTMNDGCQWRKYGQKIAKGNPCPRAYYRCTVAPSCPVRKQVQRCVDDMSILITTYEGTHNHTLPLSATAMASTTSAAASMLLSGSSTSHPGSIPSTQTNNNLHGLNFYLPDGSKSNQLYLSNPALSSQHSHPTITLDLTTNPSSNPSSSSPFVRFNSNYNNNNQLPRYSSSTSLSFSSPESNTMHWNSFLNYATTQNQQPYHNNRNPNINNLNTLNFGRQQNTMESIYQTYMQKNNGLPSDSTITAATKAITADPTFQSALAAALTTLIGNNTRTQQGNHQNQSVGENLSQKMKWAEMFPVSSSSLPSSSSKVIGCASSFLNKTAPVNSQTGSLMSLSPSLPFATAKSASASPPGNTSDNSN